The genomic interval CttggttttcattttttaaaatttttttcttattcatATAAAACTAAACTTGAGGATGAAATTTGTGTATTCTGCAAAATGGAATGCATAAAAGAATTCCTCAAGATAGGGACTAGAAATTTCCTCTTGGTAATTGGGTGTAAATTTGGGTTCAGAGtagattttcttttctgataTAAACAAAGTTTGGCATAGGATTCTCTTTGGAATTAGGATTCACTTTGGATTTTTGGAGGGAGATTATGTATGGATTACAAATTTGGATGAACCTTCTAGAGATCTAATTTTTATATCATCAAGCTTAGTGCAGAAGAACGAAGATGAGTGTAAACAAAGTAAGAAGTAGGAACAAATTTGCAGAATGctttatatatgtaaaattcTATCATGAATATCTGTAAAATTGAAGATGTACATTTCAAAAGGAATAGATCCTTTTAATTAATGCTCTTGCATATTATCTAGAAATTGAGGTTGATGAGGATATGGAATGCAGTAAACAGATTAACCTCAGTTCAAACACTCATGCATTGTACTCTTGATGAATTAATTCAAAGATCTACTAGGTGCATATCAAATGATGACATCAGCAACCTATATACGGCCGTCCCCTAGATACATTGCTCCTTCCCCCAGGTTTTTGCTGGGTCAATCAGTTTACGCCAAAATCATTACTTTGTGCTTTGAAGTAACGGATATACCAATCATGATGCATGCTCTTCAAGAAAAGAGAGCAAAAGTGAAAAATGCTAATTTGGCCTAAACAAGGCAAGAGTGCAAGACGTATCTACATCAAGCCTTTTTCTGCTAACAAGTGACAACAACAGATGTTTCTTTTACAATTtctaggaaaagaaaaggagaactTAATTAGGCAAATTACCTTCACATCTGCAGTGTCCTGCCACAGAAGCTATGGAATCATTTTCAGCTATGTTGCACACTGCAGAGTCTTTCTATGATATAAAAGACTCACTGTGCCGCTCTTTGGTATGATAGACAATTAGGCATGGGCAAAAATCTGGACACCAAACTCCATGACATCATTTGAACAGACAGATCTATTTGCAAAGATTTGGTCCGGAAGACCGGAATAGTCGAATATATATTGTGAATATCTGAATAAAATAGAATGTGATTGTGATCATTTTCAGGTTCATCTCTGATCACATGGAGAACAAGAGCTTAAAGGAATGTCTGCACGTTGTGATGCAGATTACAAACTAAATCTTTGCAAAcgaaataaattctaaaaaaaaaatcgaagcaTCAGGTGGAAATCCTGCCATTCCCTGTAGGAAAAATATTGCAGCCTGGTTATGTCAGACAGAGTGGTTCAGAATGCATAATTCATACAGCTCTCTGCAGAAGCCATCTTATTTTTGTTCATGATTCATGAAGCACCTAGTCGCTCCCCTGCTGCTTTGTTTTTGactgtaaataacttttattccTCTTAATACAAAATGCACTCCTCGCGTATTCCAAAAAAGCACCTAGTCGCCCTTACAATCTTCGTCGGTGTCAATTCCTGCATCAATGGCACCGGGCTTTGGTTGATAATGATCATTTAGTCCCTTTCAAGCTTTCATGACATGTGACTTAAGAGTAAAACATAATTAACAAATAATCTAGCACAGTAGCACTAGTGCACTCGCATTGTATTATTCTAGTACAGGTCCATGTGACTTCGGGATCCAATTCAGCTTCAAGCTGGCCAATCAAGCAAGAGAAGAGAAATACAAAACTAACTCCATTTACTCCAAGGTTCCCTCACAATGACCAACTGATCCCAAGATctaacatattaaaaaaatagcattcAGTCTGAAGGAAGGAAAATCTAGCTAGCCCAGTGTATACAAAAATACAAGTAACAGCACATTAAACAATTGAACGTTGGTGTACAGTCTTCTCTTCCATTCTTTATGACCGAACTAACTCAAACAAGAAACTAATAGGAAATATTAGTAAATTAAAATCTAGCTCAGGGGATTTAGTTTTCATCCAAGGAAAAATGAAAGAGATCACGAAGAATTACGGACATGTAGATACAGTTTAGTAAATTCCAGTGAGATCACAGATTCATCAGTGGTCTCCATTTCTTACATGTGTATTGAAGACACTCACGAGTCACCAATATAAGCATATGTATCTTCCATCTAatcataaaataaaagagatCAACAAGAAACTAGCAGCCAAGAACTAaaacaaaactttttttttgtaagtCGGGAACActattttgctatatatattgacaaattttcttccaaatatttatcaaatgtaAATAGTGGTTTAATCCAATTCAGGTGGGGTCTTCCCCCCCCGATGTTCCATAAAGAAAATGTAAATACTatataattacagtacaattaCATTCGAACTTGTATAACTATAACTTATATGTTACCTTTACATAATCTTGAACCATTAGTTTGATTACTTCAATTTCTATGCAagttgggaagaaaaaaaataatagttgcaagttgggaagaaaaaaaatcatagtgcACACACGAGTGAGGATATTTAGTCCCACGGCGTCCGCTTCGCAAATTACGAATTGTACTGTATTTACATGCAAGTTACGATATAGTTATAATATGATTGTACTGTATTTACATATGGTAAAATTTCATAAGTATATACTAGGAATTAATAGGTTAGGAGTAGATCTGAGCAACTAGGCCCATTAAAAGGCCCATAGGCAGGCATGAGAAGGCCGCATCCATCAGCATTTCAGCACGCACCTGAGACCTGATGATTTGAGTCctcgtcgcgtcgcgtcgcgtcgtgTCCACCTGCGAATCCTCTAGTCCTCGCGAGTCGCGACACGCGGAGCTTTGGCACCTGCAGCGATGGCgaccgaccgccgccgcttccccgtcttcctcgccgcggcgctgctcaccctcctcctcctcccggcctccgccgcggccaccgaCGTCGAGTACTGCAGTGAGTGCTTCGAGGCCCTTCCCGTCCGCAGCTTCGCTCGCCTCCCGTCTCGTGTCAAGCTTACGTTTCCGCTTTTGGTGGGGTGGGGTTTGTTGCTGCAGGGCAGGGGCGGGATTATCCTGTGAAGGTGAGTGGAGTGGAGATCGTCCCTGACCCCGTCGTCAGCGGGCAACCGGCCACCTTCAAGATCTCCGCATCCACGGGTAAGCACCAAGCACCGATCTGTTACTGCGGCGGGTTGCAGTTTAGTGCGGTCATGCGGTTGGGGGATTTACTGGGCATATGCAGTAGTCGGATCGGGAGTCAAATTAGTGTGGGTTTTGCTCTAGCGCTGTCCATTCACTGGCATTATTGAATTGGTCCAATTTGCAGAACAGTACAACCATGCGATGGAATTTTTGTTGTAAGGAAGTAAAGAACAAACTGCTGGCTGTTAGAAACTTAGAACATGGAAATATTgcgctgcagcctgcaggtgtTTCTGTTAAGACTGCCCTTCACAAGGCATTTTTCATTGCAATGCTACTTGCAGATGGAGCACCTAATGTTTGttggttgcaacttgcaaattGTGACAATGCGTACATCTGTATATGCATGCTGGATTTAGTGTAGTTTGCCATAGTTTCATGCCCATTCCTTGTTTGTTGATGCCCGTGTTTGAGCTTACTATGACTGGGTGCCCTGGAGTTCATCATCTGTGCACTGTAATGACACGTGTTCATTGTGATCCCGCTTAAATTGCTCTGATAGCAAAGGGGAGAGAATTTCTACAAATAAGGATAAGCTAACTGTTTCGATTTTATTCAAGAAGCATCCCTTTCTGTAGAGTACATTTGAGCTACAAGTCTAAATTCAGCAACAGAACAAGGGAATTTCCGTCCACCTAGTTTAATTAGCTTTATATTGTTTGTCCAACATCCTGCTCAATACAAATATGATGCGGCCATTTAGTCTCACTTCATACTAAGTAAAACAAAAGTATTAACACGTGTTTTCTGTAAACATCATAATACTTATTCATCTCATTAGACATAGTGTAGCATTAACCGTTAATATTCTGGGACTATTTGACACATTAGAAGTTTCTAGTTGTTATTCTGTCTACTTAATTTAGATAACTTGTGAGGAAAGCTAGAATACCTCCGTTTATAGTTGAAAAAGATCAACCAACAATAAGTCGATAAAGTTGTGTGCATTCTTTCCACTTGACATGTCGGTTACTTTTGTGTATTTTACTAACTTCGTTTGTTACATGACAAGTATCATGGCACTGCTCACTTAACACTCAGTGAAGTACTGATACATCAAAAGTTCTTGGTATGGTTGTCAAGTGTGTGTATGGCTTAAGCATGACTACAGTACATAGGCTTGGATATTTGAATGTATGAAGCTCTGGCAGCACAGCTGCTGTCACTGTCTTTTCCCATGTGTTGTTTCTATATTTCGGTAGATGCGTGGATTCTTTCTTTATAGGGAATATTTGAGTTTTGCTCATATTTCATGACATTATGTGCCAAACAAAATTGAGGAGTTGTTAAGGCTGTATTCATTCAGTAATTTGTTTGAGGAAAGCAAACATAGCATATAATTTGAAGTTAATGATGAGTATTCAATTAATACAAAGATACATTACAAATATATGCTTCCTAGCTCACTTTTCTTATGatgatatttgatttttaaaagctACTACTATAAAGTTTTACGCCAGTAGATTCTTGCCTTTGAGTACTGACTGGGGACTTTTTCATGACTGCTGCCAGATAAAAGCATCACTAAGGGGAAGCTCGTGATAGATGTCAAGTACTTCTTTTTCCATGTCCATTCAGAAAGTCACAACCTTTGTGAGGAGACCTCTTGCCCAGTAACTGGTGAATTCGTGCTTGCGCACGAACAGACTTTACCATCAATCACCCCACCAGTAAGCATAGCTGCAGCATGCTTTTAGTTCTGTTGGTGAAGAAGATATTCTTTTGTTAATGAATTTCCTAACTACCCAAGAAGAGGGGATAGAGAACATGTCCTTATATGACTTCTAACTTTCTGTATGACATTCTAACATAATATTGTGTTGCAGGGTTCTTACACTCTCACCATGAGGCTACTAGATGACGGCAACAAGGAACTGACCTGCATCTCGTTTGGGTTCAGCATCGGGTTCATTTCACCTCTTGCTCTCATCTAAATTCAGCTGGAGTCACAGCAATGTACTTGCAGAACTCCCATAGTCCTACCACAACATGTTCCACTAAAGCCGGTTTAATCTCCCTGAGTTGAACATCTTACTACTTCTGGTGTTATGCAATAACTATAGTCAATTGCCGCTTATGTTCAGTATACTTGATTGGACATTGCCCTGTCGTTGATCTGTCTCTCTGCTCTGGCTGTGGAGTCCGGTCGCTTTCATGGAAGAATTGAAATGGGACCATTGCTTCATTTCCTTGATGGCTTGTCAGCGTCGATCACCTGTCATGGTTGGGACTAAACCCAATCAGCTAGACAAGGTTATTGCTTGCTGACTAGCCATTATCACCCTAATGCACAAGCACAAAACCGGCAGCCGTTTGATCATGGTGGATGCGGACATGCGGTTGTTGTGGAGCATGCACTTGCCCCATGCTTATTAGCTCTACCAAGCAAATTTTAGGTAGACCGCTCCGCGTGCGTCGAAATGGTTTTTGTTTCATGCAACTCGGCATTTACAGGTCACCTCTGGATATTTGACCTGTTTTTTATACATGTAAGGACGTCGGATATAACACAGACACTATTTGTGAATGCGAGTGCATACATGCTTGGAATCTTATGAGACTTATATGTTCTTATCGGGGTTTTTGCGTTATCGCGATACCCGGTGTTATCAATGGGCACCTATaacaaatttcttcaaaaattgTCGATAACGGTTCTCAACGCGTAACAATAACTCCTACTAGCTAATAGCTAATAATTGTAATCGATAAGGTAAAACCggttctatttttaaaaatttatccTAAAGTACAACAGCTAGCCATCTTaatctctaaaatttatcttaaaatataacttctCCGGCAGTCTTATTATCTTAACCAATTATAACCATCTTACACGCACTTTTTTTAACTTGACCAATCAAGACCATCTTAATCaccataaaaaatacaaaattgtttatattttaggacggatggagtgtTACACATGCTACAAATATAgtgtttttctcaaaaatatgaattttacaggattttcgtacataaaatttcttcaaatttctccGTCTTAAATGAGACGACTTAATAGTAACACATAATTTCCCGCTAAAATCCTGGTGGGGCGTAACGGCTCTAGCCTAGCCGGCCCCGACTCGAACTCGAACGTTAACCGGGGGCGGCGGTTAGTTAAGCTTGAGGAAACCGAAGGCGGGCGTACGAAATACGTATTCGTTGTCAGCACGCGCCCCGCGCCTACGGCTAGCACCAAAAGGGAAGGGCTGCGAGGTACACGGGCCTCCTCGCGAGTCGCGA from Oryza glaberrima chromosome 3, OglaRS2, whole genome shotgun sequence carries:
- the LOC127765434 gene encoding MD-2-related lipid-recognition protein ROSY1-like, which codes for MATDRRRFPVFLAAALLTLLLLPASAAATDVEYCRQGRDYPVKVSGVEIVPDPVVSGQPATFKISASTDKSITKGKLVIDVKYFFFHVHSESHNLCEETSCPVTGEFVLAHEQTLPSITPPGSYTLTMRLLDDGNKELTCISFGFSIGFISPLALI